CTCCGATGAAGAGCGCGCCAAGAACCGCGCCGACCTTCCGTCGGAAACTTTCGCGAACGCCATGGACGGTCCCTACTGGCGGGATCGCTCGGCCGATTTTGAGAACATCCAGGTGCCGCTGCTCTCCGCCGGCAACTGGGGCGGCCACGGCCTCCACCTGCGCGGGAACATCGAGGGCTTCACCCGCTCGGCCTCGAAGGAGAAATGGCTCGAGGTCCACGGCCTGGAGCACTGGACGCTCTTCTACACCGACTACGGCATCGACCTGCAGAAAAAATTCTTCGGCCACTTCCTCAAGGGAGAGGACACCGGCTGGAAAAAGCAGCCCCGCGTCCAGCTCCAGGTGCGCCACGTCGATAAATTCGTCAAGCGCTTTGAGAGTGAGTGGCCGCTGGCCCGCACGCAGTGGACGAAATTTTCCCTCGACCCGGCTCACATGAGCCTGAACGCCGAGCCGCCGAAAGAAGAGGGGCGCATCAGCTACGCCGGAATGGGGGAGGGACTGACATTTCTTCTTCCCCCCTTCGGGAAAGAGACCGAGATCACCGGCCCCTCGGCCTGCAAGCTCTTCGTCTCATCCGAAACCGAGGACGCCGATCTCTTCCTCATCGTGCGCCTGTTCACCCCCGACATGCGGGAGATCACCTTCCAGGGCGCGCTCGACCCGACATCCCCGATCGCCCACGGCTGGCAGCGGGCCTCCCACCGCAAGCTCGACCCCAAGCTCAGCCTGCCGTACCGGCCCTATCACACCCACGATGAGAAGCAGCCCCTCGCGCCGGGGGAGGTCTACGATCTCGACATCGAGGTCTGGCCCACCTGCATCGTCGTCCCCGCGGACTACCGCATCGGCCTCACCATCCGGGGGAAGGACTACGTCACCCAGTCGCCGAACCTCGAGTACAGCCTCGCGAAAAACCGCGGCACCTTCACCGGCGTCGGGCCGTTCCTCCACAACAATCCGGAGGATCGCCCCGAGGCCATTTTCGGGAAAAACGTCACCCTCCACACCGGCCCCGCGCACCCGGCGCACATCATGCTGCCCATCGTGCCGGAGAAATAGGGGAGGGGGGGGAGACGCGGTTTTAGAAGAGGCAAACTGGTGCCCCGGACAGAACAAAAATGAAAACTTCTGGGTGCTCACCATTCCCCTGACCACCTAGACGGATTCTTAGGTTTGGAGGGACACGAAGGATAACCGGGGACTGGTTCTTAGTGATGTCTTTGGGGTGGATTTTCGCTGTATCTATTAATTTTAAAAGGAATTACCCCTTCCCTTCGAAGGTCGGGACAAAATAGAAAGTGATGGATTCTTGCTATTTCCCGACCTGCCTAAACGGATTATCAAGTTAGCAGAGATGCGCTACCTGTCGATTCGATACCGGGGTTGAAAAGGAAAATGAGACCCACCGGCCATTTCCATATTCTCGAATTCCACACTGTCAATCTTATCGATTACATCAACTCCTGCCAATAATCTCATCTCACACGGGATTACGAGGCAATCCGACTACCAAAGGAGAAACGATTGCGGTCGTTAGGTCATCTAAAAAGTATTTGACAATCCCAAGCCCCGCAAACCGTCTTCGCCCTGCTCTGAAATCTGAATACGCGGTTGTCGTTGTGATCCATCTCGGATCGTATGGAAAGATGAACTTACTTGCTTCCACCTTAGTATAAAAGTGAGGCGAGTGTTTTTCATTGAACTGCTGTATCCACTTGGCATCTCCTGAAGATCCCACATTTACACCATTCTTTGTGTAACAAAGTTGTTCGAATGAGATCACACTACCGATGATCTCTTCGCTCGGCGGGATTACCTCGGGCAAGGAGATGGCCATAATTTCGGCACTTTCGACAGCCCTTTCAAGTTCATTGAGCACCCGGATTATATATACTCCTTTAGGAATCCCATCAACACAGGTTTCAATGATTGAATCGGAGATACTGTCAGCAGGTAACAACATTGAGAGACGTGGAACATTAATATAATGCAACGTTGACAATCGGCCTTGCCAAGATTGCTTTTTATACACACCTCCAGACGATAATTCGACGTGTGCGTTTTTTTCCGCAACTGCCTTCCATCCACACAATTTTTCAGCAGAATAACTTTTCCCATCATTCTTATCGATTAGCGTGGCACAACTCGCGCAAAGCCAAATCCCATTTTCGAAACTGCAACGCTCTGATTCGGTCTGGCTTGGATCGTATCTTGGCCCTCCAGGCGAAGCAGCACAAATATGTGCGGCTATCCCAATAATTGTAGCTTTGTCTTCTGCGTACGCATCAGGTCCCGTAGTTGGCTTCCTGCAAAGTGGCTGAGAGCACAAACCACCTACACGGTCCCTCAAGCTCTGTATTACCATTTTAGGAAAATCATCGCGCTTCTTTC
This genomic interval from bacterium contains the following:
- a CDS encoding CocE/NonD family hydrolase, which codes for MDSQMKSEVRDEMQIDWDVPIEMDDGLILRADVFRPQGEGKYPVIMTYGPYGKGLSFQEGYQPAWEIMIENHPDVPAGSTNKYQNWEVVDPEKWVPDDYICIRVDSRGCGRSPGYVDCHGMRERQDLAQCIEWAAVQPWSNGKVGLNGISYYAINQWSVASLQPPHLAAICIWEGTSDRYRDNTHHGGILNTFGGGWYDRQVKNVQYGLGENGRRSVVTDDVISGPEELSDEERAKNRADLPSETFANAMDGPYWRDRSADFENIQVPLLSAGNWGGHGLHLRGNIEGFTRSASKEKWLEVHGLEHWTLFYTDYGIDLQKKFFGHFLKGEDTGWKKQPRVQLQVRHVDKFVKRFESEWPLARTQWTKFSLDPAHMSLNAEPPKEEGRISYAGMGEGLTFLLPPFGKETEITGPSACKLFVSSETEDADLFLIVRLFTPDMREITFQGALDPTSPIAHGWQRASHRKLDPKLSLPYRPYHTHDEKQPLAPGEVYDLDIEVWPTCIVVPADYRIGLTIRGKDYVTQSPNLEYSLAKNRGTFTGVGPFLHNNPEDRPEAIFGKNVTLHTGPAHPAHIMLPIVPEK